In a genomic window of Bacillota bacterium:
- a CDS encoding GAF domain-containing protein: MSTSLQILTDIARLLNSRADIEAALDEVLRLVTQLLGLRTAWLFLAEPPGRRLSLASAYQLPPALQANGREPLRWRWCRCFELFYRGDLREAVNVLECSRLEQAEGQRCGLVYHASVPLRSSAGVLGVLNVAAEGSTLFDGGALNLLTAVGEHLGTALERSRLFAHERSRAAAYEAVDRVSRALAGPEPDAGDASLEAIGRRFAAACLEAFGLDAVSVAAGD; this comes from the coding sequence ATGAGCACATCGCTGCAGATCCTGACAGACATAGCCCGCCTGCTCAACTCCCGGGCGGATATCGAGGCCGCCCTGGACGAGGTGCTTCGGCTGGTGACGCAGCTTCTGGGGCTGCGCACCGCCTGGCTATTCCTGGCCGAACCGCCTGGCCGCAGGCTGTCGCTGGCCTCCGCCTACCAGCTCCCGCCCGCGTTACAAGCCAACGGCCGCGAGCCGCTGCGCTGGCGGTGGTGCCGCTGCTTTGAACTTTTCTACCGGGGAGACCTGCGCGAGGCGGTCAACGTGCTGGAGTGCAGCCGTCTGGAGCAGGCCGAGGGACAGCGCTGCGGGCTGGTCTACCACGCAAGCGTGCCGCTGCGGTCAAGTGCGGGCGTGCTGGGCGTCTTGAACGTGGCTGCCGAGGGCTCCACGCTGTTTGACGGCGGGGCGTTGAACCTTCTCACGGCGGTGGGCGAGCACCTGGGCACCGCCCTCGAACGCTCCCGGCTGTTCGCCCACGAGCGCTCCCGGGCGGCCGCGTACGAGGCGGTGGACCGGGTGAGCCGGGCTCTGGCGGGGCCGGAACCGGACGCCGGCGATGCGAGCCTCGAGGCCATTGGCAGGCGCTTCGCGGCGGCGTGCCTCGAGGCGTTCGGCCTGGACGCGGTGAGCGTGGCGGCGGGGGAC